A stretch of the Candidatus Parvarchaeota archaeon genome encodes the following:
- a CDS encoding type II toxin-antitoxin system mRNA interferase toxin, RelE/StbE family, translated as MAYKLEISAHADRIFGRLAKKDKVQLEAINKKISLILENPQHFKPLRGDMKGSRRVHFDPFVLIYEIDESRKTVRIIDYQHHDKVY; from the coding sequence ATGGCCTATAAATTGGAAATCAGCGCCCACGCTGACAGGATATTTGGCAGACTTGCCAAGAAGGACAAGGTGCAGCTTGAGGCAATAAACAAGAAAATCAGCTTGATTCTTGAAAACCCGCAGCATTTCAAGCCCCTGCGCGGGGACATGAAAGGTTCAAGGCGCGTGCATTTTGACCCTTTCGTGCTTATTTACGAGATAGACGAAAGCAGAAAAACAGTCAGGATAATTGATTATCAGCACCACGATAAGGTTTACTAA
- a CDS encoding DNA helicase UvrD produces MKIVADLHMHSKYSRATSPGMELETLSRWARIKGIDLLGTGDFTHPKWIEEIRQKAGEDGSGFLDYNGQKFVLSAEISCIYTQGGRGRRVHHIVLAPSIEVALQINDALCKKGYNLKSDGRPIIGATSIELAEIVLGVSEKNLIVPAHIWTPWFSVFGSKSGFDSLKECFGEFEKKIYAIETGLSSDPAMNWRLSQLDCLQLLSNSDSHSPEKIGREANVFELHGMTYDELYDAIRHKEKKKLACTYEFFPEEGKYHIDGHRACGVSMEPQETKKHGGLCPKCGKKLTIGVLNRVEQLADRPAGFVPHGAVPFESLVPLKEVLAQVVGKSETSKAVDAAYFELVKKFGSEFAVLHASGKELEGQAGKRVAQAIMAIKQGTVKKIAGFDGEYGKIVAIG; encoded by the coding sequence ATGAAAATTGTCGCCGATTTGCACATGCACTCCAAATATTCGCGGGCCACAAGCCCTGGAATGGAGCTTGAGACGCTTTCCCGATGGGCAAGGATAAAAGGCATTGATTTGCTTGGCACAGGCGATTTCACGCACCCCAAATGGATTGAGGAGATAAGGCAAAAGGCAGGCGAGGATGGAAGCGGCTTTCTTGACTATAACGGGCAGAAATTTGTCCTTTCTGCGGAGATTAGCTGCATTTACACGCAGGGCGGGCGGGGAAGGAGGGTCCACCACATAGTTTTGGCTCCCTCCATTGAGGTTGCGTTGCAGATAAACGATGCGCTTTGCAAAAAAGGCTATAATTTAAAATCAGATGGCAGGCCGATAATTGGGGCAACAAGCATTGAGCTTGCCGAGATTGTGCTTGGGGTAAGCGAAAAAAACCTTATTGTGCCGGCCCATATTTGGACTCCCTGGTTTTCTGTTTTTGGCTCAAAGTCGGGATTTGACAGCCTCAAGGAATGTTTTGGCGAGTTTGAAAAAAAGATTTATGCCATTGAAACCGGGCTTTCTTCCGACCCTGCGATGAACTGGCGCCTGTCGCAGCTTGACTGCTTGCAGCTTCTCTCAAACTCAGACTCTCACTCGCCTGAAAAAATCGGCAGGGAGGCAAACGTGTTTGAGCTGCATGGGATGACTTACGACGAGCTTTATGATGCGATAAGGCACAAGGAAAAGAAAAAGCTTGCTTGCACCTACGAGTTTTTCCCTGAAGAGGGAAAATACCACATTGACGGGCATCGGGCATGTGGCGTTTCAATGGAGCCGCAGGAGACAAAAAAGCACGGCGGGTTGTGCCCAAAATGCGGCAAAAAGCTTACAATAGGCGTGCTAAACAGGGTGGAGCAGCTTGCGGACAGGCCGGCTGGTTTTGTGCCTCATGGTGCAGTGCCCTTTGAGTCGCTGGTGCCCCTAAAGGAAGTGCTTGCACAAGTGGTTGGCAAGTCTGAAACTTCAAAGGCCGTGGATGCGGCGTATTTTGAGCTTGTCAAAAAATTCGGGAGCGAGTTTGCAGTGCTGCATGCTTCTGGAAAAGAGCTTGAGGGGCAAGCTGGAAAGAGAGTTGCACAGGCAATAATGGCGATTAAGCAAGGCACGGTAAAAAAGATTGCCGGCTTTGATGGTGAGTACGGAAAAATCGTGGCGATAGGCTAA